In the Sebaldella sp. S0638 genome, one interval contains:
- a CDS encoding sugar ABC transporter substrate-binding protein: MKKFRNYVIMGLVSMLSIFLISCSQKGDTGAGGTTDSGQKKIKVGVSIANFDDTFLTYMMDGMKKAAEKEGDIDLEFVDAKEDIAKQMNQVENFVTQGKDVIIVVPVDTSAADPMTNAAVTNGTKIVYVNRNPGNLPDGAFYVGSEEKKAGVMQMEYLAEKMGGKGNIVILMGKLDNEGTIKRTEGVEEIVKKYPDIKILDKQTGLWQRTDGMAKTENWLNKYGNEITAIVSNNDDMALGAVQALKDSGKKGIFVIGVDATPDGLAALEAGDITATVFQDADGQGGGAVEVAKKAAKGETVVKETWVPFKLVTPENINEFKK; this comes from the coding sequence ATGAAAAAGTTTAGAAATTATGTAATAATGGGATTAGTGTCAATGCTATCTATTTTCTTAATTAGTTGTTCGCAGAAAGGGGATACGGGAGCTGGGGGGACAACTGACAGTGGACAGAAAAAAATAAAGGTGGGAGTATCAATAGCCAATTTTGATGATACTTTCCTTACTTATATGATGGACGGTATGAAAAAAGCGGCTGAAAAAGAAGGCGATATAGACTTGGAATTCGTTGATGCAAAAGAAGATATCGCAAAACAGATGAATCAGGTGGAAAACTTCGTAACTCAGGGAAAAGATGTAATAATAGTCGTACCGGTAGATACAAGTGCAGCAGATCCTATGACTAATGCAGCTGTAACTAACGGTACAAAGATTGTATATGTAAACAGAAATCCGGGAAATCTTCCTGACGGTGCTTTTTATGTAGGATCAGAAGAGAAAAAAGCCGGAGTAATGCAGATGGAATATCTGGCAGAAAAAATGGGCGGAAAAGGTAATATAGTTATTCTTATGGGAAAACTGGATAATGAGGGTACTATAAAAAGAACTGAAGGTGTAGAAGAAATAGTTAAGAAATATCCTGATATAAAAATTCTGGATAAACAAACAGGTTTATGGCAGAGAACTGACGGAATGGCTAAAACTGAAAACTGGCTGAACAAATATGGAAATGAGATTACTGCGATAGTGTCTAATAATGATGATATGGCTCTTGGAGCAGTTCAGGCATTAAAAGATTCAGGTAAAAAAGGTATATTTGTAATAGGTGTGGATGCAACACCAGACGGACTTGCCGCGCTTGAAGCAGGTGATATCACTGCGACTGTGTTCCAGGATGCTGACGGACAGGGCGGAGGAGCAGTAGAAGTAGCGAAAAAAGCGGCTAAAGGTGAAACAGTAGTAAAGGAAACTTGGGTTCCATTCAAATTGGTGACTCCTGAAAATATAAATGAATTCAAAAAGTAA
- a CDS encoding sugar ABC transporter ATP-binding protein, producing the protein MRGISKEFPGVKALDNVELTLHRGRVCALMGENGAGKSTLMKVLLGIYTPNSGKITFRGEEVVIKNPHEALNMGISMIHQELNPVIDRSIMENIWLGREPLRGKVGLVDHKKMYSDTEKLLQELELDLDPKEKMRNLTVAQMQMVEIVKAVSYNSEIVIMDEPTSSLTSKEVEHLFRIIEKLKEQNKAIVYISHKMDEIYRISDDITIFRDGKYIGTYEAKDVSREQLINLMVGREIKDMFPKTECTIGDVKVKVENLSAGNVFENINFEVKKGEILGFAGLVGSGRTEVMETLFGVRRKSGGKVTIDNKEVEINTPNDGIKNKIAMLTEDRRDTGIFPMLSVKDNIVISNMDLYLRGILLNNKKIQKDCEKYKNEIRIKTPSITEQIKNLSGGNQQKVLIARWLLTEPEILILDEPTRGIDVGAKSEIHSLISTLAGQGKSIILISSELPEILGMSDRIVVMHEGKITGILNRGEATQELIMKYATGNVPA; encoded by the coding sequence ATGCGTGGTATCAGCAAGGAATTTCCGGGAGTAAAAGCTTTGGATAATGTGGAACTTACACTGCACAGAGGAAGAGTGTGTGCTTTGATGGGAGAAAACGGAGCGGGAAAGTCGACTTTGATGAAAGTGCTTCTTGGTATTTATACTCCCAACAGCGGAAAGATAACTTTCAGAGGTGAGGAAGTAGTAATAAAAAATCCTCATGAAGCTTTGAATATGGGGATTTCTATGATACATCAGGAGCTGAATCCTGTAATAGACAGAAGTATAATGGAGAATATATGGCTTGGACGTGAACCTTTGAGAGGAAAAGTGGGGCTTGTAGATCATAAGAAGATGTACAGCGATACCGAAAAGCTCTTGCAGGAACTGGAACTGGATTTAGACCCTAAAGAAAAAATGAGAAACCTCACTGTGGCACAGATGCAGATGGTGGAAATCGTAAAAGCTGTTTCTTATAATTCGGAAATAGTAATAATGGATGAACCGACTTCTTCGCTTACTTCTAAGGAAGTGGAGCATCTTTTCAGAATAATAGAAAAATTAAAGGAACAAAATAAAGCAATAGTGTATATTTCACATAAAATGGATGAAATATACAGAATATCTGATGATATAACTATTTTTAGAGACGGAAAATATATAGGGACATATGAGGCAAAGGATGTAAGCAGAGAACAGCTTATAAATCTTATGGTAGGAAGAGAAATAAAAGACATGTTTCCGAAAACAGAATGTACTATTGGAGATGTAAAAGTAAAGGTAGAAAATCTTTCAGCGGGAAATGTCTTTGAAAATATAAATTTTGAAGTAAAAAAAGGTGAGATACTAGGCTTTGCAGGACTTGTGGGCTCTGGAAGAACAGAGGTAATGGAGACTCTTTTTGGAGTGCGGAGAAAAAGCGGCGGAAAAGTAACAATAGATAATAAAGAAGTAGAAATAAATACTCCAAATGACGGAATAAAGAACAAAATAGCAATGCTTACCGAGGACAGAAGAGATACAGGGATTTTTCCCATGCTTTCGGTAAAGGATAATATTGTTATTTCCAATATGGATTTATACTTACGCGGAATATTACTGAATAATAAAAAAATACAAAAAGACTGTGAAAAATATAAGAATGAAATAAGAATAAAAACTCCGAGCATAACAGAACAGATAAAAAACCTGAGCGGGGGAAACCAGCAGAAAGTCCTTATAGCAAGATGGCTTCTTACAGAGCCGGAAATACTTATACTGGACGAACCGACAAGAGGTATAGACGTAGGTGCAAAATCAGAGATTCATTCGCTTATATCTACTCTGGCAGGTCAGGGAAAATCAATAATACTGATATCGTCAGAACTTCCTGAGATTCTTGGAATGAGTGACAGAATAGTAGTTATGCACGAAGGGAAGATAACAGGTATTTTAAACAGGGGAGAAGCTACCCAGGAACTTATTATGAAGTATGCGACTGGAAATGTTCCGGCATAA
- a CDS encoding ABC transporter permease, translated as MEDMIKYEKKATNIDFKKLMSRYGIYLILLFMIVVISMMRPVFLSQKNLLNVVRQVSVIGLISLGVTLAIIAKGIDLSSGSVLALAGVIAASLAQTVGWAQKMYPGLGAVPVIVPIIAALAVGSLCGLINGGLIATTGIPPFIATLGMMVAARGAALLYTDGRPVSSLTPSYQFIGQGYVLGIPVPVLIYLVMIGITWVMLNYTRFGKNVYAIGGNINAAEVSGVKVKKNIIMIYLYAGLLAGLAGLVLTARVNTGQPGMGVSYELDAIAATTIGGTSHSGGIGTIGGAFAGALILGVLNNGLDLLGVSAYWQQIIKGAIIVGAVVIDMRKHAKKA; from the coding sequence ATGGAAGATATGATTAAATACGAAAAAAAAGCAACTAATATAGATTTTAAAAAATTAATGTCGAGGTATGGGATATATTTGATCCTGTTATTTATGATAGTGGTAATAAGTATGATGAGGCCGGTATTTTTGAGTCAGAAGAATCTTTTGAATGTGGTGAGACAGGTCTCTGTAATTGGTCTGATTTCACTGGGAGTCACTCTGGCGATAATAGCTAAGGGTATAGATCTTTCATCAGGGTCTGTACTTGCACTTGCAGGGGTTATCGCTGCGAGTCTTGCACAGACAGTAGGATGGGCTCAGAAAATGTATCCTGGTCTGGGTGCAGTTCCTGTAATTGTCCCTATAATTGCCGCTTTGGCAGTGGGAAGTCTTTGCGGTCTGATAAACGGCGGTCTTATAGCAACCACAGGGATCCCGCCTTTTATAGCAACACTGGGAATGATGGTGGCAGCAAGAGGAGCGGCTCTTCTGTATACAGACGGAAGACCGGTAAGTTCGCTTACACCTTCATATCAGTTTATAGGTCAGGGATATGTCTTGGGGATTCCGGTTCCCGTACTTATATACCTTGTTATGATAGGGATTACATGGGTAATGCTTAATTATACCAGATTTGGAAAAAACGTATATGCAATAGGCGGTAACATAAACGCAGCAGAAGTATCAGGGGTAAAAGTAAAGAAAAATATAATAATGATATATCTGTATGCAGGATTGCTGGCAGGGTTAGCCGGATTGGTTCTTACTGCAAGGGTAAATACAGGACAGCCCGGAATGGGTGTTTCATACGAACTTGATGCTATAGCAGCCACTACAATAGGAGGAACAAGTCATTCAGGAGGTATAGGTACAATAGGCGGGGCCTTTGCAGGGGCTTTGATACTCGGAGTTCTAAATAACGGGCTTGATCTTTTGGGAGTCTCGGCATACTGGCAGCAAATAATCAAAGGTGCAATAATAGTCGGGGCAGTTGTTATAGATATGAGAAAACACGCTAAGAAAGCATAG
- the iolG gene encoding inositol 2-dehydrogenase, translating to MEKVKIGVIGLGRLGYKHAENLAFKIPNAELTAVCAMEEDRLEQVKKDWGVPYTYKNFDDMIKNNELDAVLIASPSGLHTDQISKALAAGLHVFSEKPLGTTVEECKEAEKAVEKYQDKVFMLGFMRRYDASYKYAKEKIDSGEIGVPILFRAYSQDPERFIEGAIAYAGHSGGQFIDMSVHDIDLARWYLGAEPEEVYAIGGCYAHPEFAQYKDGDNVSALMKFKNGAMAFLFAGRTAPHGYNVETEIIGTKGILRIGSVPQKNMVEILDNSGVRKECSQDFLERFEESYLNEVNEFINCIIEKRKPGVTVYDGTKTTEIAYKCKEAFESGELTKI from the coding sequence ATGGAGAAAGTAAAAATAGGTGTGATCGGTCTGGGGAGACTAGGTTACAAACATGCTGAAAATCTGGCTTTCAAAATTCCGAATGCTGAGCTTACTGCTGTGTGTGCAATGGAGGAAGACAGACTGGAACAGGTGAAAAAAGACTGGGGAGTACCATATACATATAAAAACTTTGATGACATGATAAAGAATAATGAACTGGATGCAGTCCTTATAGCATCGCCTTCGGGACTTCATACAGACCAGATATCAAAAGCTCTCGCAGCGGGTCTGCATGTATTTTCTGAAAAACCTCTCGGTACAACAGTGGAGGAGTGTAAGGAAGCAGAAAAAGCAGTGGAGAAATACCAAGATAAAGTATTTATGCTCGGATTTATGAGAAGATATGACGCTTCATATAAATATGCAAAAGAAAAGATAGACAGCGGGGAAATAGGCGTACCTATATTGTTTAGAGCTTACAGCCAGGATCCTGAAAGATTTATAGAAGGTGCCATTGCTTATGCAGGACACAGCGGCGGTCAGTTTATAGATATGTCTGTACATGATATTGATCTGGCAAGATGGTATCTCGGGGCAGAACCCGAGGAAGTCTATGCTATAGGAGGGTGCTATGCCCATCCTGAGTTTGCACAGTATAAAGACGGAGATAATGTATCTGCCCTTATGAAATTCAAGAATGGTGCAATGGCATTTTTATTCGCAGGAAGGACAGCACCTCACGGTTATAATGTGGAAACCGAAATTATAGGAACAAAAGGAATCCTGAGAATAGGAAGTGTTCCGCAGAAAAATATGGTAGAAATACTTGATAACAGCGGTGTGAGAAAGGAATGTTCACAGGACTTTCTTGAAAGATTCGAGGAATCTTATCTGAATGAAGTAAATGAGTTTATAAACTGTATCATTGAGAAAAGAAAACCAGGTGTTACGGTATATGACGGAACTAAAACCACAGAAATAGCATATAAATGTAAAGAAGCTTTTGAAAGTGGTGAATTAACAAAAATATAG